A single genomic interval of Microlunatus antarcticus harbors:
- a CDS encoding type 1 glutamine amidotransferase domain-containing protein yields the protein MADELTGRTVAFLMANAGVEQVELTGPRDALTKAGATVVLIAPERGTIQAFENDVEKADTFEADLAVADADPADYDLLVLPGGTTNPDALRLDEDAVGFVSAFVGAGKPVGAICHGPWTLVEADVLRGKTLASWPSLKTDVRNAGGTWRDEQVFRCPANGWVLITSRNPDDIPAFSEALVGELSA from the coding sequence ATGGCAGACGAGCTGACCGGACGCACCGTGGCGTTCCTGATGGCGAACGCGGGCGTGGAGCAGGTCGAGCTGACCGGACCGCGCGACGCCCTGACGAAGGCCGGCGCGACCGTCGTCCTGATCGCGCCGGAGCGCGGGACGATCCAGGCGTTCGAGAACGACGTCGAGAAGGCGGACACCTTCGAGGCCGACCTCGCCGTGGCCGACGCGGACCCGGCCGACTACGACCTGCTGGTCCTGCCCGGCGGCACGACCAACCCGGACGCCCTCCGGCTGGACGAGGACGCGGTCGGCTTCGTCTCCGCGTTCGTCGGGGCCGGCAAGCCGGTCGGGGCGATCTGCCACGGCCCGTGGACGCTGGTCGAGGCCGACGTGCTCCGCGGCAAGACGCTGGCCAGCTGGCCGTCGCTGAAGACCGACGTCCGCAACGCCGGCGGCACCTGGCGCGACGAGCAGGTGTTCCGCTGCCCCGCGAACGGCTGGGTCCTGATCACCAGCCGCAACCCCGACGACATCCCCGCGTTCAGCGAGGCGCTGGTGGGCGAGCTGTCGGCGTAG